In a single window of the Litorilituus sediminis genome:
- a CDS encoding MBL fold metallo-hydrolase has protein sequence MQALHKLALLTVLLASSTASIANDKPNLKFSTTKVAPGLHMLQGVGGFTGGNIGLSVGEDGVVMIDDSMPPMLDIMKQAIATVTDKKVDFLINTHVHGDHIGNNEALGKAGTHIVAHENLRTHLLEKGVRGANGMQEAPKAALPVITFSHEMNFHLNGEDAHIFHVAHAHTDGDAVIHFKNANVIHTGDTLFNGMFPYIDLNSGGSVQGYIDAQKKILSLCNDKTKIIPGHGPLANLRDLQTSITMLEDAKHIITKLIKAGKNEEEIVALNPLEKYHQDWHWSFITTERMTRQLVKGLSQTHKHSDSATSHSH, from the coding sequence ATGCAAGCCCTGCACAAACTAGCATTACTTACTGTTTTATTAGCGAGCTCAACAGCAAGTATTGCTAACGACAAACCCAACTTAAAATTCTCTACTACCAAAGTTGCCCCCGGTTTGCATATGTTACAAGGCGTTGGCGGTTTTACTGGTGGTAATATAGGTTTATCAGTAGGTGAAGATGGTGTGGTAATGATCGACGACTCTATGCCGCCGATGCTAGACATTATGAAGCAAGCAATCGCCACCGTTACTGATAAAAAAGTCGACTTTCTTATTAATACCCATGTTCATGGCGATCATATTGGTAATAATGAAGCACTTGGTAAAGCAGGTACGCACATTGTTGCCCATGAAAATTTACGCACTCACCTGTTAGAAAAAGGTGTTCGCGGCGCTAATGGTATGCAAGAAGCGCCTAAAGCCGCCCTGCCCGTTATCACCTTTTCCCACGAAATGAACTTTCACTTAAATGGTGAAGATGCCCATATATTTCATGTTGCCCATGCCCATACAGATGGCGATGCCGTTATCCACTTTAAAAATGCTAATGTCATTCATACTGGCGATACCTTGTTTAACGGTATGTTTCCGTATATTGACTTAAATAGTGGCGGCAGCGTACAGGGCTATATTGATGCCCAAAAGAAAATTCTTAGCCTTTGTAACGATAAAACTAAAATTATTCCTGGCCATGGCCCATTAGCCAATTTACGCGATCTGCAAACATCAATTACCATGTTGGAAGATGCTAAACACATTATCACTAAGTTAATTAAAGCAGGTAAAAACGAAGAAGAAATTGTCGCTTTAAATCCGCTAGAAAAATATCATCAAGATTGGCATTGGAGTTTTATCACGACAGAAAGAATGACCCGACAATTAGTCAAAGGCTTAAGCCAAACACATAAGCACAGCGACAGCGCGACAAGTCATAGCCATTAG